In Humulus lupulus chromosome 7, drHumLupu1.1, whole genome shotgun sequence, the following are encoded in one genomic region:
- the LOC133788764 gene encoding uncharacterized protein LOC133788764 isoform X2 translates to MGSRVWLRGDSMCGIMLGLSPTFRHANFPSMVSKGFSFRFRHWPCCGQTRVVAFASSTDQLHPQVQDKLLTSPELVALEYADLNLPLPDKELGNVRIRQHVNPLKASFSVPVQVPHWNQVFRDPTLPLMVDIGSGSGRFLMWLGKRNAGVRNYLGLEIREKLVNRAQYWVKEINLDNVHFIFANATNSFKQVVSTYPGPLMMVSILCPDPHFKKRHQKRRVVQKPLVDSIATSLMGGGEVGVDTVGRV, encoded by the exons ATGGGTTCGCGGGTTTGGTTACGGGGTGATAGCATGTGTGGGATTATGCTGGGTCTTTCTCCCACATTTAGACACGCCAATTTTCCCTCAATGGTTTCAAAGGGGTTTAGTTTCAGGTTTAGGCACTGGCCTTGTTGCGGGCAAACAAGAGTGGTTGCCTTTGCTTCTTCCACTGACCAACTCCATCCCCAAGTCCAAGACAAGCTATTAACTAGTCCGGAACTTGTAGCCTTGGAATATGCTGACCTTAACCTTCCTCTTCCTGACAAG GAACTGGGTAATGTCAGAATCAGGCAACATGTCAACCCTCTCAAGGCCTCCTTTTCT GTGCCAGTACAAGTGCCTCATTGGAATCAAGTCTTTAGAGACCCAACATTGCCACTAATGGTGGATATTGGAAGTG GTAGTGGCAGATTTCTTATGTGGCTTGGCAAAAGAAATGCTGGTGTAAGAAATTATTTGGGCTTAGAGATAAGAGAGAAA CTGGTGAACCGTGCCCAGTACTGGGTTAAGGAGATAAATCTTGATAATGT GCATTTCATCTTTGCAAATGCCACAAATTCTTTCAAACAAGTAGTGTCTACCTATCCTGGACCTTTGATGATGGTTTCAATCCTG TGCCCAGATCCTCATTTTAAGAAAAGACATCAGAAGAGGAGGGTGGTGCAAAAGCCTTTAGTAGATTCCATAGCTACAAGTTTAATGGGCGGAGGGGAGGTAG GTGTTGATACAGTCGGACGTGTATGA
- the LOC133788764 gene encoding uncharacterized protein LOC133788764 isoform X1 — translation MGSRVWLRGDSMCGIMLGLSPTFRHANFPSMVSKGFSFRFRHWPCCGQTRVVAFASSTDQLHPQVQDKLLTSPELVALEYADLNLPLPDKELGNVRIRQHVNPLKASFSVPVQVPHWNQVFRDPTLPLMVDIGSGSGRFLMWLGKRNAGVRNYLGLEIREKLVNRAQYWVKEINLDNVHFIFANATNSFKQVVSTYPGPLMMVSILCPDPHFKKRHQKRRVVQKPLVDSIATSLMGGGEVLIQSDVYEVAVDMRCLFDGEANTLKHIDEVESSVLCDSEGWLLRNLTGIRTEREIHAEFEGAKIYRRMYRKSI, via the exons ATGGGTTCGCGGGTTTGGTTACGGGGTGATAGCATGTGTGGGATTATGCTGGGTCTTTCTCCCACATTTAGACACGCCAATTTTCCCTCAATGGTTTCAAAGGGGTTTAGTTTCAGGTTTAGGCACTGGCCTTGTTGCGGGCAAACAAGAGTGGTTGCCTTTGCTTCTTCCACTGACCAACTCCATCCCCAAGTCCAAGACAAGCTATTAACTAGTCCGGAACTTGTAGCCTTGGAATATGCTGACCTTAACCTTCCTCTTCCTGACAAG GAACTGGGTAATGTCAGAATCAGGCAACATGTCAACCCTCTCAAGGCCTCCTTTTCT GTGCCAGTACAAGTGCCTCATTGGAATCAAGTCTTTAGAGACCCAACATTGCCACTAATGGTGGATATTGGAAGTG GTAGTGGCAGATTTCTTATGTGGCTTGGCAAAAGAAATGCTGGTGTAAGAAATTATTTGGGCTTAGAGATAAGAGAGAAA CTGGTGAACCGTGCCCAGTACTGGGTTAAGGAGATAAATCTTGATAATGT GCATTTCATCTTTGCAAATGCCACAAATTCTTTCAAACAAGTAGTGTCTACCTATCCTGGACCTTTGATGATGGTTTCAATCCTG TGCCCAGATCCTCATTTTAAGAAAAGACATCAGAAGAGGAGGGTGGTGCAAAAGCCTTTAGTAGATTCCATAGCTACAAGTTTAATGGGCGGAGGGGAG GTGTTGATACAGTCGGACGTGTATGAAGTGGCTGTGGATATGAGGTGTTTATTTGATGGTGAGGCGAATACTCTGAAGCACATTGATGAAGTGGAGTCGAGTGTGTTATGTGATAGTGAGGGATGGTTGTTGAGAAACCTCACGGGGATAAGAACTGAGAGAGAAATACATGCTGAATTCGAAGGTGCGAAAATATATAGAAGAATGTACCGAAAGTCTATATAA